One window from the genome of Eucalyptus grandis isolate ANBG69807.140 chromosome 7, ASM1654582v1, whole genome shotgun sequence encodes:
- the LOC104455743 gene encoding alpha-1,3-arabinosyltransferase XAT3, which translates to MRIASAVAAACLGLLVMILALDVNLMSLTNLIGIQVLKGCAWAVDLRASASSSSEIHASPVSCDRSHATYDLCTVDGPALLDPATATISSLERTSPPRAPVKIRPYTRKRDRSALSGVREVTIASSPPPNATCGATQAAPALVFSAGGYTGNFFHEFSDGLVPLFITVESIFPDRDVTLAVVDCRDWWLRRYADVLSHFSRRPVINLDRQKETLCFPSITVGLIKHGPMTIDPKLLPHPKSLRDFASFLDGVYGGGGAAAPLPSAAAGGRPRLVLVSRPRSAGRAFLNLGELEALAERIGFEVRRFAPNRGTRLAESCRLVRGSHAMVGVHGAAMTHAVFLRPGSVLLQVVPVGTTWLSEAYFGRPAREMGLEYVEYRIGANESSLAEEYGADSVVLRDPRAVVGGEWKNMRLYLKTQNVRLDLGRFRASLERAYVKAKAFMETGESS; encoded by the exons ATGAGGATAGCAAGCGCGGTCGCGGCGGCGTGCCTAGGGCTGCTCGTGATGATTCTGGCCCTCGACGTCAACCTTATGTCCTTGACGAACTTGATCGGGATTCAAG TGCTAAAGGGCTGCGCATGGGCTGTCGACCTGAGGGCCTCGGCCTCGTCGTCGTCGGAAATCCACGCATCGCCGGTCTCCTGCGACCGATCTCATGCCACCTACGACCTTTGCACCGTCGACGGCCCCGCTTTGCTGGACCCCGCGACGGCGACGATCTCCTCCTTGGAACGGACCTCGCCGCCGCGCGCCCCGGTAAAGATCCGCCCTTACACGCGGAAGAGGGACCGGAGCGCGCTCTCGGGGGTCAGAGAGGTGACCATAGCCTCCTCGCCCCCGCCCAACGCCACCTGCGGCGCCACGCAGGCGGCCCCGGCCCTCGTGTTCAGCGCCGGCGGCTACACCGGCAATTTCTTCCACGAGTTCAGCGACGGCCTCGTCCCGCTCTTCATCACCGTCGAGTCCATATTCCCCGACCGCGACGTCACCCTCGCCGTCGTCGACTGTCGTGACTGGTGGCTCCGCAGGTACGCGGACGTGCTCTCCCACTTCAGCCGCCGCCCGGTCATCAACCTAGACAGGCAGAAGGAGACTCTCTGCTTCCCGTCCATCACCGTCGGGCTGATCAAGCATGGCCCGATGACTATCGATCCCAAGCTGCTCCCGCATCCGAAGAGCCTGCGCGACTTCGCCTCCTTCCTCGACGGCGTctacggcggcggcggcgcggcggctcCTCTGCCGAGTGCAGCGGCCGGGGGAAGGCCGCGGCTGGTGCTGGTGAGCCGGCCGAGGAGCGCCGGGCGCGCGTTCCTGAACCTGGGGGAGCTGGAGGCCCTGGCGGAGAGGATCGGGTTCGAGGTTCGGCGATTCGCGCCGAACCGGGGGACGCGGCTGGCGGAGTCGTGCAGGCTCGTGCGGGGGAGCCACGCCATGGTAGGGGTGCACGGGGCGGCGATGACGCACGCGGTGTTCCTGAGGCCGGGGTCGGTGCTGCTGCAGGTGGTGCCGGTGGGGACGACGTGGCTGTCGGAGGCCTACTTCGGGAGGCCGGCGAGGGAGATGGGGCTGGAGTACGTGGAGTACAGGATCGGGGCGAACGAGAGCAGCCTGGCGGAGGAGTACGGCGCCGACAGCGTGGTGCTGAGGGATCCGAGGGCGGTGGTGGGAGGGGAGTGGAAGAACATGCGCCTGTATCTGAAGACGCAGAACGTGAGGCTGGACCTGGGGAGGTTCAGGGCGTCCCTGGAGAGGGCCTACGTCAAGGCCAAGGCGTTCATGGAGACTGGAGAGTCGAGTTAG